GCATACCGACAAAATGCATTGACCAGATGCCCATACCCAAAGTGGCTCCACCAGAAATCCGCCAGAACAGGGCGCTACGAGGTTCTGAGTTCAGCACTTTACCTGCGCTATCCAGTGCGACAAATGAGGCAATGAATGCCACCAAAAAAGAGATGCCGACCAGAATAGGGTCCCACGAAACATAGAGCATATATCATCCACGCAGGCAAAAGAGTTGATATGTAATCCTGGCACTAATTTTAGCAACTAACCTGATGAATTTAATGGTTGCGCTGAGTTTATTATTGCAAGGACAAATTAATAAACATGGATCATCCTTTATTTATCGACATTAACAGCAGGAACTTAAAAAAATGAGTGATTTAAGCAAGGCTAAAACTAAATTAAGAAATATGCTGTGAGTGACGCTGTTTTTATATGATATATTTGGGTGGTGAATTCCGGTTTCAGAGCATTATAAGGCTGTTTGTGTTGGGTGAGATGTTGGTATGTAGATGAGTGCTATGACTTAATCGAAATTAATGTCATTTAGCCGTGAACATTGCGCAGTATCAATTTCGCCGTGTAAAAGTATATTCCGGATGCTATAACGATCTTACCTTCTTCCGCGGTTTGGTGGGTGTCACTATGTTAAGGCATATTAGTGTAAGGACTTTTATTATTTTATTTTTGCTCTCCTCTTTTATTCTCATGGAAGTTTTGGTGATCCTTCTCTCAAAAAATGTCACCCTACTTATGACTACCTCAGTCGTTTCAATTGCTTCGCTCACATTACTTTGGCTGTATATGACGCAATATTTAGTGACGCCGATTAATACCGTTAAAAAAAGCATAGAAGAAGTAACCTCAGGAAATCTTTCAATTGTTATTCCTGAATTTGGAAATAACTGCGCCGGTCGCTTAATACCCGGAATCAACTCACTTTGTGCCAGCATCGCTAATTTAGTCAGAGAAATTCGCTCCTCTTCAGATTCTGCCCTCAATCTTTCGGCTGAACTGGCCACGCGCAGCGCTGACCTCTCGGTTAAAACCGAGGAGCAATCTGCCGCGCTGGTACAGACCGCCTCCAGCATGGAACAGATGGCTTCCAGCACCAAAAACAATGCTGACAATACGCGTATCGCCAGCTCCCGCGCGAAAGAGGCGACAAGCTGTGCGTTAAAAGGTGGGGATTTAATGGGGCAGGTCGCGAAAAATATGCAGTCAATTACTGAATGCGCCAATCAGATGACGGAGATTATTTCGATTATTGACGGTATCGCTTTTCAGACCAATATTCTGGCGCTCAATGCGGCGGTAGAGGCGGCGCGGGCAGGCGATCACGGGAAGGGGTTCTCCGTGGTGGCCGGTGAGGTGCGTAGCCTTGCGCATCGCAGCGCTGAGGCGGCGAAAAATATCAAATCCCTGATTGCCGAAACGACAGATAACGTGACGCAGGGGGCGACGGTGGTGAACGAAGCAGAACAAAACATGCATGATATTGTTTCTGGCGCGAGCGTGGTCAGTAAGTTGATGGATGAAATTGCGGTCACGACGTTGCAACAGGAAAAAGGCATTTCGCAGATCACCCTGGCGTTGGCGGAGCTGGAAAAAGTGACACAGAGCAACGTCACCACGGTTGATGAACTCGCCGGTTCCTCTGACGTGCTGAAACATCAGGTCGAGGAGTTACAAAAACGGACCGGTAAATTCCGTCTCATCGAGGGCGCTCCGGTAGCACAAATGGCTGCAGAGATCGCGTTGCCGCCGGAAAAACAGCGCCAGCGCGTCAAAACGCCGATTTTGCGTAACCAGGAAAATTACTGGCACTCCTTCTGAAGATATTCGCACTGCACAACAAGGCCCGGGAAACCGGGTCTTTTATTTGCAGTGTGCATGAATTTGTTAACAAATTCAGCGTGATGATTGCTTAAGATTCTCATCCGGCTAGACTGACAGCAATACCTTGCTGATTTTGGAGGCGCTGTGGAAGTACTAAAAGGCTCCGGTGTGAATGTCCCGGATGCGGTTTTTGCGTGGCGGCTGGATGGGAAAGGCGGCGTTAAGCCGCTCGAAGATAATGACACGATTACTGAGCAAACACCGTGCTGGGTGCATTTGAATTACACCAATCAGGAGAGCGCACAATGGCTGGCCTCCACGCCATTGCTGCCGAACAGCGCGCGTGATGCGCTTTCCGGCGAAAGTACGCGTCCGCGCGTCAACCGGCTGGGCGAGGGAACGTTAATTACGCTGCGCTGTATTAATGGCAGCACCGATGAACGCCCCGACCAGCTCGTGGCCGTGCGGTTATACATGGATTCGCGGATGATTGTCTCTACGCGTCAACGTAAGGTCATGGCGCTGGATGATGTGGTCAGGGATCTGGAAGAGGGTTCCGGTCCGACGGATACCGGCGCCTGGCTGGTGGATGTTTGCGATGCGTTGACCGATCACGCCAGCGAATTTATTGAATCCTTGCACGACAGGATAATCGATCTGGAAGATAACCTGCTCGATCAGCAAATTCCGCCGCGGGGAATTCTGGCGCTGCTGCGTAAACAGCTCATTGTTATGCGCCGCTATATGGCGCCGCAGCGCGATGTCTTTTCCCGGCTGGCCAGTGAACGCCTGGCGTGGATGAGCGACGATCAGCGCCGTCGGATGCAGGATATCGCCGATCGTCTCGGGCGCGGCCTGGATGAGATCGATGCCTGCATTGCACGTACGGCGGTGATGACCGATGAGATCACACAGGTGATGCAGGAGTCGCTGGCGCGACGCACTTATACCATGTCGTTGATGGCAATGGTTTTTCTGCCGAGCACCTTTCTTACCGGCTTGTTTGGCGTCAATCTGGGCGGCATTCCAGGCGGCGGCTGGCAATTTGGCTTTTCAATCTTCTGTGTGATGTTGGTGGTACTGATCGGCGGTGTTACCTGGTGGTTGCATCGTAGTAACTGGCTGTAAAATTTCACTTTTTTAACATTTTTTGAACATAAAAACGCCAGATAATTTGAGCGAGGTCAATAAACACAATACCTATTCAGGGCAATATTTCCCTCGCAGGTGAATGCAACGTCAAGCGATGGGCGTTGCGCTCCATATTGTCTTACTTCCTTTTTTGAATTACTGCATAGCACAATTGATTCGTACGACGCCGACTTAATGAGTCGGCTTTTTTTTGCCTCTTTTTTACCTGCGTCTACCCTTAACAGGTATCTCACGTAAAGGAGGCGATGATGACTACACGCAATTCCTCATATCTCAGCGATCCGGTTCCGACCGATCCGATCCCGATTCCCGATCCTATTCCACATCCGCAACCGATGCCGGACCCACCGCCGGATGAAGAACCCATTAAGATGTCGCGAAAACAGGGCAGATCTGAGAGGATACGCGCCTGCTGATCTCAGCCTTTTTATCGCGAGACTTTACTGTGACCGCTTTTTCAACCTTAAATGCTTTGCCCGCCGCCCAGATCGAGAATCTTAAGGATCTGGGCTATCTCTCTATGACTCCCGTCCAGGCTGCTGCACTGCCTGCCATTCTCGCCGGAAAAGATGTTCGCGTGCAGGCAAAAACAGGCAGTGGCAAAACAGCGGCGTTTGGGCTGGGCTTATTGCAACATATTGATGCCAGCCGTTTTCAGACGCAGTCGCTGGTTTTATGCCCGACGCGTGAGCTGGCCGATCAGGTCGCCAGCGAGTTACGCCGCCTGGCACGCTATATGCCCAATATCAAAGTGCTGACTCTCTGCGGCGGCCAGCCATTTGGCGCGCAGCGCGATTCATTACAGCATGCGCCGCACATTATTGTTGCCACGCCGGGGCGTTTGCTCGATCACCTGCAAAAAAACACCGTTACCCTGGATAGCCTGCAAACGCTGGTGATGGACGAAGCCGATCGTATGCTCGACATGGGATTCAGCGAGGCGATTGATGACGTTATCCGTTTTGCGCCTGCCTCACGGCAGACCCTGCTGTTTTCAGCCACCTGGCCGGAAGCGATTGCCGCCATCAGTGGCCGCGTCCAGCGCGACCCGGAAACCATTGAAATCGATAGCGTCGATGCGCTGCCCGCCGTTGAACAGCAGTTCTTTGAGGTTTCCCGTCAGGGCAAAGCCGCGTTGTTGCAAAAGCTCTTAAGCGAGCACCGTCCGGCTTCCTGTGTGGTGTTCTGTAATACCAAAAAAGATTGTCAGGAGGTGTGCGATGCGCTGAACGCCGCGGGGCAGAACGCACTGGCGCTGCATGGCGATCTGGAACAGCGCGACCGCGATCAAACGCTGGTGCGTTTTGCCAATGGTAGCGCACGCGTGCTGGTAGCGACCGATGTCGCTGCGCGTGGTCTCGACATTAAATCGCTGGAGCTGGTGGTGAACTACGAGCTGGCGTGGGATCCGGAAGTACACGTGCACCGTATCGGACGTACCGCGCGCGCCGGTAAGAGCGGCCTTGCCATCAGTTTCTGTGCGCCGGAAGAGGCGCAGCGCGCCAACATTCTCGCGGAAATGCTGCAACTGAAGCTGAACTGGTACAACGCACCGGCTAACGTCAAAGTGGTGCCGCTGGAAGCAGAAATGGCCACGCTGTGCATTGACGGCGGTAAAAAAGCCAAAATGCGTCCCGGCGATGTGCTGGGCGCGCTGACCGGCGATATGGGGCTGGATGGCGCGGACATCGGTAAAATCACCGTGCATCCGTCGCATGTGTATGTGGCTGTTCGCCGGAGCGTGGCGCGTGAGGCGTGGAAGCAGTTACAGAACGGGAAGATTAAAGGCAAAAGCTGCCGCGTACGGCTGTTGTAAAATCCGCCTCTCTGCACGCAGCAGAGAGGCGGTGATTTATTTCACTTCAATGACGTTAAGACGCAGTTCATCGAGCTGCGCGTCATCTTCTTCCGGCTGCCAGCCAGCCGGCTGCAACGGGATCTCTTCGCGGTCAAACGCCAGATCGCCGCCGTTGACCACTTCCGAGCCGTGCGTAATGCCTTTGAAATCAAACAGGTTGACATCGCTGAGATGCGACGGCACCACGTTCTGCATGGCGCTGAACATGGTTTCGATGCGCCCCGGATAACGTTTGTCCCAGTCACGCAGCATATCGGCAATCACCTGGCGTTGCAGGTTCGGCTGCGAACCACAAAGGTTGCACGGAATGATCGGGAAACCTTTCGCTTCTGAGAAACGCTCAATATCTTTTTCACGGCAGTAAGCCAGCGGGCGGATCACAATGTGCTTGCCGTCATCGCTCATCAGCTTCGGCGGCATGCCTTTCATTTTCCCGCCGTAGAACATATTCAAAAACAGCGTTTGCAGGATGTCATCGCGGTGATGGCCCAGCGCAATCTTGGTCGCGCCCAGTTCGCTCGCCGTACGATAGAGAATTCCACGACGCAGGCGTGAACAGAGAGAACAGGTGGTTTTGCCTTCCGGGATCTTCTCTTTCACAATGCCGTAAGTGTTCTCTTCCACGATTTTGTACTCAACGCCGAGCGAATCCAGATACTGCGGCAGAATATGCTCCGGGAAACCCGGTTGTTTCTGGTCGAGGTTGACTGCCACCAGCGAAAAATTGACCGGCGCGCTTTGTTGCAGGTTACGCAGAATTTCCAGCATCGTGTAGCTGTCTTTGCCGCCGGAAAGACAGACCATGATGCGGTCGCCTTCTTCAATCATATTGAAGTCGGCAATGGCTTCGCCGACGTTACGGCGCAGACGTTTTTGCAGTTTATTCAGGTTGTACTGCTCTTTTTTGCTAATTTCTTGATTTTGCGACATGAAAAAGGCTCAATTCCGGTTTTTAGCGCCAGCCGGCAAGGCACCGCTGACAGACATACGCTATTAGGGCTGGATTGTAGCAATGATTTGCCGCGGAGGCATTTTTCATTTTGAGTGATCAAGTGTGCGGATTTGCTGCGGGATGTTGCCCAGGCGGCACAAGGGCAGCACGCCTGAATCTTACGCAGCAGAAGATTATGTGGCTCACAATTAATTACGCTCACTCCTGCATCTGAAACGAATACTCTTTTTCAACCCGGCAGATGCGCGTGGTGAAGGAGTGATACCACTTTTCCCGTCCGCTTTTTTGCGCCAGCACGTGCTCCGCGTTTGCTTTCCAGTTTTTAATCGCATCAAGCGACTCCCAGTATGAGACGGTAATTCCCACTTCCTCGCGTGCGGATTCGACACCGAGAAAACCTGGCTGGTTAACCGCCAGTTCCATCATGCGATCGGACATTGCGCCATAACCGTCATCAACCGCGGTGCGCACGGAGGTAAAAATCACGGCGTAATAGGGCGTGGAAGGGCTATTTTTTGACATCGTGGTTTCCGTTATAAGGGTGAAAAACCTTATCCTGACAGATTAGAAGAACGGCGGGCAGCTACCTGTTCAGGCGACTTTTTTTTCGGGGAATTTCCCTTTGACCACGCCATCATAAAAGCGGCCTTTCGAGACGACGGTCAGAAACACCGTAAAGATCCGCTCCGGAACGTTCTGATATTGATAAATGCTTTTATCGTGAAAACAGATTTCGAGCGTGAGGCTGCGGCTGTCATAACCAATGGATGAAATGCGTGATGAGGTTACGGGATGATGTCGCATGCTGTTCGCTCCTTGCCGCCCGGGAAAACTGATTATTAACGCAGCTTGCGGATGGTGTCATGCGAAATCCATGCGTTAAAAAAGCCACCGGCGTTAACCGGTGGCTTTTTAGGCAGTTCGCTTACTCTGTCGGGTTTTTCTCTGCTTTTCCGGCCAGTTGCGCGAGGAAGTCATAGCGTTTTTGCAGGTCGGCGGCGGCATCTTTCCACAATTGCTCTGCCACTTCCGGCTGCTGCGCATTCAGACGGCGGAAGCGCTGCTCATTGAGCAGGGTTTCCGCCAGCGCGTCAGACGGCGGACGTGAATCCAGCGCCAGCGGGATTTTGCCTTCTTCTTCGCGGCGTGGATCGTAACGGTAAAGCGGCCAGAAGCCGGTGGCGGTTAGCTGACGCATCTGATCGTGGCTCAGCGCCAGGTCGTAGCCATGCTCTTCACACGGGCTGTAAGCGATGATCAGCGATGGCCCCGGATAGGCTTCCGCCTCCTGAATGGCTTTCACAGTCTGGTTCAACTGTGCGCCAAGGGAGATTTGCGCCACATAAACATGTCCGTACATCATCATGCTGACGCCCAGATCTTTACGCGCTTTACGTTTACCGTGTTCGCCAAATTTGGTCACCGCGCCCAGCGGCGTGGCTTTTGATGCCTGGCCGCCGGTGTTGGAGTAGCACTGGGTATCGAGCACCAGAATATTGACGTTTTCGGTCAGACTCATCACATGATCCAGCCCACCGAAACCAATGTCATAGGCCCAGCCATCGCCGCCAATCAGCCAGATCGATTTCTCAACCAGCGCATCGGCATCGGTCAGAAGTTGCTGTGCACCCTCAACATTGGCCAGCGCGTTGCGCAGTTCGGCAACCTGCTCGCGGCGAAGGTCCGGCGAGGCCTCCTGATGAAGTGCGGCAAGCAGTTCCGCCGGAATATGGTCGGCAAATTGCTTCACCAGACGCATCACACGCTGTCGGTGCTGATCGACACTGAGACGGAAGCCGAGGCCAAACTCGGCGTTATCCTCAAACAGCGAGTTCGCCCACGCTGGCCCGCGCCCGTTGGCATCTGTGGTATACGGCGTTGAAGGCAGATTACCGCCGTAAATGGATGAGCACCCGGTAGCGTTGGCAATCATCATCCGGTCGCCATACAACTGGGTCAGGAGTTTGATGTACGGCGTTTCACCGCAGCCGGAACACGCACCGGAATATTCAAACAGCGGGGTGATCAGTTGCGAAGTACGAATATCAATGCGCTCCAGCGTGCTGCGATCGATCTCCGGCAGACCGAGGAAGAAGTCATAATTCACTTTTTCTTCTTCCACATGTTCAAGGCGCGACATCATATTGATGGCCTTGATATCCGGGTTCTGACGATCTTTCGCCGGGCAGACTTCAACACACAGATTACAGCCGGTGCAATCCTCCGGTGCGACCTGCAAGACGTATTTCTGCCCGCGCATATCGCGCGATTTCACGTCCAGTGAATGGAGCGTATCGGGAGCCTCTTCCATCGCCGCCGGAGAAACCACTTTCGCGCGGATCGCCGAATGCGGGCAGGCAGCAACACAGTGGTTACACTGGGTACAGAGATCTTCTTTCCAGATGGGGATCTCTTCAGCGATATTGCGTTTCTCCCAGCGGGTAGTGCCAACCGGCCAGGTGCCGTCAGGCGGCAGGGCGGAGACCGGCAGCGCATCGCCAAGGCCCGCCAGCATAGCGGCGGTGACAGTTTTAACAAAATCCGGAGCCGCATCGGAAACCACTGGCGGGCGGTGCGCGCTTTGTGGATTAACAGGCTCCAGCGGCACTTCGAACAGTGATTCACGCGCCAGCGCCAGCGCCTGCCAGTTGCGCTCAACCAGCTCCTGACCTTTGCTGCTGTAGCTTTTGGCGATCGCGCCCTGCAATTCAGCCAGCGCGCTGTCGCCCGGCAATATATTTGTCAGATGGAAGAACGCCATCTGCATAACGGTGTTAATACGCGCGCCGAGGCTGCATTCGCGGGCGATTTTCGCCGCGTTAACCACAAAGAAACGGGCTTTTTTCTGATTCAGCACCGCCTGAACTTCCTGCGGCAGCCGCGACCACACTTCCTCTGCGCTGTAGGGCGTATTGAGCAGGAAAATACCGCCAGGCTTCAGCCGTTCGGCCATTTGGTACTTATCGATAAACTGCAACTGATGGCAACCGACAAAATCCGCCTGCGAAACCAGATACGCGGAATTTATGGGTCTTTCGCTGACGCGCAAATGCGAAACTGTCAGGCCGCCCGCTTTTTTCGAGTCATAGACAAAATAACCCTGCGCATACCACGGCGTGGAGTTACCAATAATCTTGATATTGTTTTTGGTCGCCGAGACGCTGCCATCGCTGCCCAGCCCGTAAAATAGCGCTTCCAGTTTCGCGTGCGATGGCAGGGTGTTTTCCGGCAGCGGCAGCGAGAGATTGGTAACGTCGTCGTAGATCCCGACGGTAAAACGCGGTCTGGGCTTTGCCGCGCGTAGCTCGTTAAACACCGCCAGCACGCATTCCGGGCCAAACTCTTTGGAGGATAAACCATAGCGCCCGCCAATCACTCGCGGCAGGGTTTCGCGTTCACCGTGATTAAAGGCTTCCGCCAGAGCGGTCATCACATCAAGATAAAGTGGTTCCGCCAGCGCGCCTGGTTCTTTGGTGCGATCGAGCACAGCGACAGTACGCGCGCTTTCCGGCAAGACCGCCAGCAGATGCGCGGCGCTAAACGGGCGATAGAGGCGAACTTTCAGCACGCCGACTTTCTCGCCGCGCGTCAGCAACTCATCCACCACCTCTTCGCAGGTACCTATCGCTGACCCCATCAGCACAATCACGCGATCGGCCTGCGGATGGCCATAGTATTCGAACGGTTTGTAGCTGCGCCCGGTCGCTTCGGCAAAATCGTTCATTGCCTGTTCGACGTGAGCGTAGACCGCGTTGTACCACGGGTTGGTCGCCTCACGAGACTGGAAGTAAGTATCCGGGTTAGCCGATGTACCGCGAATAACCGGATGCTCCGGGTTCAGTGCGCGGGCGCGGTGTTCGTCAATCTCCTGCTGTGGCAGCAAATTGCGGATAGTGTCGTCCGCCAGCGGCGTAATCTTGTTGATTTCGTGCGAAGTACGGAAACCATCAAAAAAGTGAATGAACGGCACGCGGCTTTTCAGCGTAGCAATATGCGAAATCAGCGCGAAATCCTGCGCTTCCTGCACGCTACCCGCAGCGAGCATGGCGCAGCCGGTCTGGCGCACCGCCATCACATCGGAGTGATCGCCAAAAATGGAGAGAGCATGGGTAGCCACGGTACGTGCTGCGACGTGCAGTACAAAGGGCGTCAATTGCCCGGCCAGTTTGTACAGCGTCGGGATCATCAGCAGTAGCCCCTGCGATGAGGTAAATGAGGTTGAGAGTGCCCCGGTTTGCAGTGCGCCGTGGACAGCAGCAATAGCCCCGGCTTCCGACTGCATTTCAACAACGCGGGGCGTGTCGCCCCAGACATTCTTCAGACCGTTACCGGCCCAGGCATCAGCCTGCTCAGCCATCGTTGAACTGGGAGTGATGGGATATATGGCGATAACTTCACTGGTACGAAAGGCCACCGAGGCCACTGCGCCATTACCGTCAATCGTGATCATATGAATGCTCTCATTACTTAATTATAAGATTTACAACAAGTTGTGCGCTGACGCTTTCCACGCAGGGCAGAAGAAAGCCATTTTTAATTTAGTCTGTCTGGCCGATCAGCATTGTGCTCATTAATCTCGCTTCCCAGGACGTTGTCGCCCATCAGCAAGGTCATGCAACCCTGTATACGCGTACGTGGCATTGAGTATCAGCGGTCAATATGCTCGCCATGCCTTTATCCAGTATAAACAGCCAGAGAACATAGATATTTGATCTGATGTGTCTGGGCTGTATTTATCATGTGAATGAATTCGTTCCGTTCGGGGGATCCGGTTTTACTTTCTTCATCAACACAATACGTTCGAAAGGATTTATTGGCTGATTTTTCAACGCATTGCTCTCCAGCAGCCGAACACTGCGAACAAAAAGCGCATCTGTCATGTTTGTGATAACCGATTTACCGCTACCTTGCACTATCACGGAAAAATACACTGAAATGCAGCCTACTATTTTCCCGTAAGTAGCACTCCTGGCTTTGCGGGGGCTAATCCTGCAAAAAACATCCTGTCACTCTGGCGCACAGATGGGGGAACGGCCTGTCAACCCTGCCGGTGAGAGCGCGATTGTGCCGCGGCGATCAGGGTGCTGGTCAACAGGGTTTCCTCTGGCATTGAACGTTGTTTTACCTGTAAGACATCTCGCGTCGCGGGTTATCAATCTTAAATAAAGCTTGCTATCAGTTGATATATGTGTGATTAATGAGGGGTAGGTTTGTTCCACAGATGTAATAAAGCGGTTTAGTAAAGCAGTTCTCATCACAAGTGTTATCCATAGATAATTCTTCTTTTTGAGCCTCCTTATCGTTAAAAATTTAATTCTGTGCGAAAACCCTTTTCGCCGAAAGGCTCTTGTATATTGAGGAAATATTTATGTCTAACAAAATGACTGGTTTAGTAAAATGGTTTAATGAGTCCAAAGGGTTTGGTTTCATCACGCCTGACAATGGCAGCAAAGATGTATTCGTGCATTTTTCTGCTATCCAG
The Kosakonia oryzae genome window above contains:
- a CDS encoding methyl-accepting chemotaxis protein, yielding MLRHISVRTFIILFLLSSFILMEVLVILLSKNVTLLMTTSVVSIASLTLLWLYMTQYLVTPINTVKKSIEEVTSGNLSIVIPEFGNNCAGRLIPGINSLCASIANLVREIRSSSDSALNLSAELATRSADLSVKTEEQSAALVQTASSMEQMASSTKNNADNTRIASSRAKEATSCALKGGDLMGQVAKNMQSITECANQMTEIISIIDGIAFQTNILALNAAVEAARAGDHGKGFSVVAGEVRSLAHRSAEAAKNIKSLIAETTDNVTQGATVVNEAEQNMHDIVSGASVVSKLMDEIAVTTLQQEKGISQITLALAELEKVTQSNVTTVDELAGSSDVLKHQVEELQKRTGKFRLIEGAPVAQMAAEIALPPEKQRQRVKTPILRNQENYWHSF
- the zntB gene encoding zinc transporter ZntB — protein: MEVLKGSGVNVPDAVFAWRLDGKGGVKPLEDNDTITEQTPCWVHLNYTNQESAQWLASTPLLPNSARDALSGESTRPRVNRLGEGTLITLRCINGSTDERPDQLVAVRLYMDSRMIVSTRQRKVMALDDVVRDLEEGSGPTDTGAWLVDVCDALTDHASEFIESLHDRIIDLEDNLLDQQIPPRGILALLRKQLIVMRRYMAPQRDVFSRLASERLAWMSDDQRRRMQDIADRLGRGLDEIDACIARTAVMTDEITQVMQESLARRTYTMSLMAMVFLPSTFLTGLFGVNLGGIPGGGWQFGFSIFCVMLVVLIGGVTWWLHRSNWL
- the ynaL gene encoding proline-rich small protein YnaL, which codes for MMTTRNSSYLSDPVPTDPIPIPDPIPHPQPMPDPPPDEEPIKMSRKQGRSERIRAC
- the dbpA gene encoding ATP-dependent RNA helicase DbpA, which codes for MTAFSTLNALPAAQIENLKDLGYLSMTPVQAAALPAILAGKDVRVQAKTGSGKTAAFGLGLLQHIDASRFQTQSLVLCPTRELADQVASELRRLARYMPNIKVLTLCGGQPFGAQRDSLQHAPHIIVATPGRLLDHLQKNTVTLDSLQTLVMDEADRMLDMGFSEAIDDVIRFAPASRQTLLFSATWPEAIAAISGRVQRDPETIEIDSVDALPAVEQQFFEVSRQGKAALLQKLLSEHRPASCVVFCNTKKDCQEVCDALNAAGQNALALHGDLEQRDRDQTLVRFANGSARVLVATDVAARGLDIKSLELVVNYELAWDPEVHVHRIGRTARAGKSGLAISFCAPEEAQRANILAEMLQLKLNWYNAPANVKVVPLEAEMATLCIDGGKKAKMRPGDVLGALTGDMGLDGADIGKITVHPSHVYVAVRRSVAREAWKQLQNGKIKGKSCRVRLL
- the ttcA gene encoding tRNA 2-thiocytidine(32) synthetase TtcA — protein: MSQNQEISKKEQYNLNKLQKRLRRNVGEAIADFNMIEEGDRIMVCLSGGKDSYTMLEILRNLQQSAPVNFSLVAVNLDQKQPGFPEHILPQYLDSLGVEYKIVEENTYGIVKEKIPEGKTTCSLCSRLRRGILYRTASELGATKIALGHHRDDILQTLFLNMFYGGKMKGMPPKLMSDDGKHIVIRPLAYCREKDIERFSEAKGFPIIPCNLCGSQPNLQRQVIADMLRDWDKRYPGRIETMFSAMQNVVPSHLSDVNLFDFKGITHGSEVVNGGDLAFDREEIPLQPAGWQPEEDDAQLDELRLNVIEVK
- a CDS encoding antibiotic biosynthesis monooxygenase family protein; translated protein: MSKNSPSTPYYAVIFTSVRTAVDDGYGAMSDRMMELAVNQPGFLGVESAREEVGITVSYWESLDAIKNWKANAEHVLAQKSGREKWYHSFTTRICRVEKEYSFQMQE
- a CDS encoding KTSC domain-containing protein, producing the protein MRHHPVTSSRISSIGYDSRSLTLEICFHDKSIYQYQNVPERIFTVFLTVVSKGRFYDGVVKGKFPEKKVA
- the nifJ gene encoding pyruvate:ferredoxin (flavodoxin) oxidoreductase, coding for MITIDGNGAVASVAFRTSEVIAIYPITPSSTMAEQADAWAGNGLKNVWGDTPRVVEMQSEAGAIAAVHGALQTGALSTSFTSSQGLLLMIPTLYKLAGQLTPFVLHVAARTVATHALSIFGDHSDVMAVRQTGCAMLAAGSVQEAQDFALISHIATLKSRVPFIHFFDGFRTSHEINKITPLADDTIRNLLPQQEIDEHRARALNPEHPVIRGTSANPDTYFQSREATNPWYNAVYAHVEQAMNDFAEATGRSYKPFEYYGHPQADRVIVLMGSAIGTCEEVVDELLTRGEKVGVLKVRLYRPFSAAHLLAVLPESARTVAVLDRTKEPGALAEPLYLDVMTALAEAFNHGERETLPRVIGGRYGLSSKEFGPECVLAVFNELRAAKPRPRFTVGIYDDVTNLSLPLPENTLPSHAKLEALFYGLGSDGSVSATKNNIKIIGNSTPWYAQGYFVYDSKKAGGLTVSHLRVSERPINSAYLVSQADFVGCHQLQFIDKYQMAERLKPGGIFLLNTPYSAEEVWSRLPQEVQAVLNQKKARFFVVNAAKIARECSLGARINTVMQMAFFHLTNILPGDSALAELQGAIAKSYSSKGQELVERNWQALALARESLFEVPLEPVNPQSAHRPPVVSDAAPDFVKTVTAAMLAGLGDALPVSALPPDGTWPVGTTRWEKRNIAEEIPIWKEDLCTQCNHCVAACPHSAIRAKVVSPAAMEEAPDTLHSLDVKSRDMRGQKYVLQVAPEDCTGCNLCVEVCPAKDRQNPDIKAINMMSRLEHVEEEKVNYDFFLGLPEIDRSTLERIDIRTSQLITPLFEYSGACSGCGETPYIKLLTQLYGDRMMIANATGCSSIYGGNLPSTPYTTDANGRGPAWANSLFEDNAEFGLGFRLSVDQHRQRVMRLVKQFADHIPAELLAALHQEASPDLRREQVAELRNALANVEGAQQLLTDADALVEKSIWLIGGDGWAYDIGFGGLDHVMSLTENVNILVLDTQCYSNTGGQASKATPLGAVTKFGEHGKRKARKDLGVSMMMYGHVYVAQISLGAQLNQTVKAIQEAEAYPGPSLIIAYSPCEEHGYDLALSHDQMRQLTATGFWPLYRYDPRREEEGKIPLALDSRPPSDALAETLLNEQRFRRLNAQQPEVAEQLWKDAAADLQKRYDFLAQLAGKAEKNPTE
- the cspE gene encoding transcription antiterminator/RNA stability regulator CspE, which produces MSNKMTGLVKWFNESKGFGFITPDNGSKDVFVHFSAIQSGGFKTLNEGQKVEFTIEDGQKGPSAGNVFAI